Sequence from the Halobaculum rubrum genome:
CGCAGACGGTCGGGAACGCGGCCGACGCGGCGGCTGCGCGGGCCGCGCTTGACGACAACGACGCGCTCTCCGCGTTGCGCGACCGGGACGCACTGATCCGAACCGGCGCGACCGGGACGAACGTCAACGACCTCCGTGTCGTCGTCGTCGGGCAGTGAGCCGCCGTCGAACAGATCTCGGCGCCCTCGGCCGGTCCGGCGGCGGCGACCGAGCGGAACGCATTTTTCGATCGATGTCGACCGCATATCTATGGCGAGCGACACGCTGTACGACCGCCTCGGCGGCCACGAGGGGATCCGAGCCGTGGTCGACGAGTTCTACGACAGGCTCGCGGCCGACGAGGAGTTGGGCCCGTTCTTCGAGGACGCCGACATGGAGCGGCTCCGGGAGACACAGACTGACTTCCTGTGTGAGGCGGCAGGGGGGCCGGAGACGTACGACGCGGCGCCGGTCCGCGAGGCACACCTCCACGTTCCCTTCACGCCCGATCACATCCAGCGGGCCGTGGACCTGCTGTACGAGAGCCTGGAAGCGTTCGACGTCGACGAGTCGGACGCGGACGCCGTCGTCGATGCGGTCGCCGCCTACGAAGCCGACCTGCTGGCGGAGCAGGAAGCCGACGGCGAGTGACGAGGGACTAGCCGTCCAGGGTGCCGTTCAGCACCTTCGCCGCGACGAGGATCGGGTCCCAGACGGGACTGAACGGCGGCGCGTACGCGAGGTCCAGCCGTTCGACCTCGTCGACGGTGAGCCCGCCCTCCAGCGCGGTCGCCACCGTGTCGATGCGGACTGCCGCCCGGTCCCTCCCGACGATCGACCCTCCGATGAGTCGCCCGCTCTCGCGGTCGGCGACGAGCGTGACCGTCGTATCCTCGTTGCCCGGGTAGTAGCCGGACCGCGACCCCGCGGTGATCGTCCGCGAGACCGGATCGAACCCGGCATCGCGGGCCTCGTCGGCGTCGAGGATGCCCGTTCGGCCACACTCCTCCTCGAACGCTTTCACGACCGCCGTCCCCGCGATACCGCCGGTCTCGGTCGGTGTCCCAGCAAGGGTCTCCCCGATCGCCCGGCCGGCCCGGTTCGCCGTTAGCCCGAGCGGGACCCACGCCTGCTCGCCGGTGACGACGTGGCGGTCCTCGGCGCAGTCGCCGGCGGCGTACACGTTCTCGACGGTGGTCTCGCCGTACTCGTCGACGGCGATGGCGCCCGACTCGCCCAACTCGACGGGTGTATCCTCGACGATCTCGACGTTCGGCGCGACGCCGACGCCGACGACCGCCATGTCCGCGGCCACGGTTGTCCCGTCTCCGCACCGAACGCGGGCGACGCGCCCGTCCTCCCCGAGCAGTTGATCGACCTCGGTGCCGAGGTGGAGGGTGACCCCTTGCTCGCGGAGGTGTTCGACGACCGCCTCCCCGACCGCCTCGCCGAACATCGGGATCGGCAGCTCCGAGCGCTGGAACAGGTGCACGTCCACGTCCCACGCGTCCAGCGCCTCGGCCATCTCGACGCCCACGTACCCCCCGCCGACGATCGCGGCGGTCTCGGGCGGCTCCATCGCGCCGTAGCGGGCGACCATCTCCCGGTCGAGGTTGTCGCCGCCGCCGAGATCCTCGACGGCGAACGTCGCGGGCGGCGTCAACAGCGCGCGCACGGCCGCCGCCGAATCGAGCCCGTGGATCGTGAACGAGCCGGTCAGGTCGCTCCCGGCGATCGGCTCGGTGCGGGCGCGCGCACCGGTCGCGACGACGAGGTCGCCGTACGGCTGCTCGAACGAGCCGTCCGGGCCCTCGACCGCGACCGTCCGGGCGTCGGTGTCGACGCCGACGACCCCGTGTTCGCGCCGGAGGTCGATCCCCCGCTCGTCGATCGCCGCGGGCGACAACGACAGCAGGTCGTCGAGGGTGTCCACCTCGCCTTTGACGAAGTACGGCTCGCCGCAGTGGGCGTACGACACCCAGCTGCCGCGCTCGAACACGATCACCTCGCGGTCGGGGTCCTCACGGGAGAGCTTGCTCGCCGCGCTCAACCCCGCCGCGTCGCCGCCGACGATAACGACCGGATCTGTCACATCCGTCGGTGACCGGGAGGTGACTTACAGCTATCGCCGGCTGGCGCCCGACTTGCACGCGAGAGCGGGTCAGGACAGGCGCTCGGTCGCGATCGCGGCGCCCTCGTCGAGCGCCGCCAGCTTCGCCCACGCGATCTCGGGATCAACCATTCCGAGCCCAGCCTGCGTGCCGAAGCCGCAGTCGGGTGCGGCCGCAAGCGGCGTCGAGGCGTCGACCGCGTCGGCGACGCGCTCCAGCCGGTCGGCGATGGTTTCCGGATGGTCGATGACGTTCGTCTTCACGTCGACGACACCCGGTATCAGGGTCCAGTCGTCGGGAACGGGCTGCTCGGCGAACGCGCGGTACTCGTGCTGGTGGCGGGGGTTCGCCTGTTCGACGCTGAGCCCGCTGATGTCCGCCTCGTAGATCTCCGGGAGCATCTCGACGAGGTCCGTGTCGAGGTGGTGAGGTCCCTCGTAGCTCCCCCAGCAGGTGTGCAGACGGACCTGCTCGGCCGGAACGTTCGACAGCGCCTCGTTGAGCGCCTGCACGTGCAGACTGGTCGCTTCCTTGATCTCCTCCAACGGGGCGTCGGCATAGGCGGCGGTGTGTCCGATCGTGAGCAGTTCGGGGGCGTCGATCTGCAGCGTCAGGCCGGCGTCGGCGACGAGTTCGTACTCCTCCGCCATCGCGTCGGC
This genomic interval carries:
- a CDS encoding truncated hemoglobin, with amino-acid sequence MASDTLYDRLGGHEGIRAVVDEFYDRLAADEELGPFFEDADMERLRETQTDFLCEAAGGPETYDAAPVREAHLHVPFTPDHIQRAVDLLYESLEAFDVDESDADAVVDAVAAYEADLLAEQEADGE
- a CDS encoding FAD-dependent oxidoreductase, whose amino-acid sequence is MTDPVVIVGGDAAGLSAASKLSREDPDREVIVFERGSWVSYAHCGEPYFVKGEVDTLDDLLSLSPAAIDERGIDLRREHGVVGVDTDARTVAVEGPDGSFEQPYGDLVVATGARARTEPIAGSDLTGSFTIHGLDSAAAVRALLTPPATFAVEDLGGGDNLDREMVARYGAMEPPETAAIVGGGYVGVEMAEALDAWDVDVHLFQRSELPIPMFGEAVGEAVVEHLREQGVTLHLGTEVDQLLGEDGRVARVRCGDGTTVAADMAVVGVGVAPNVEIVEDTPVELGESGAIAVDEYGETTVENVYAAGDCAEDRHVVTGEQAWVPLGLTANRAGRAIGETLAGTPTETGGIAGTAVVKAFEEECGRTGILDADEARDAGFDPVSRTITAGSRSGYYPGNEDTTVTLVADRESGRLIGGSIVGRDRAAVRIDTVATALEGGLTVDEVERLDLAYAPPFSPVWDPILVAAKVLNGTLDG
- a CDS encoding cobalamin-independent methionine synthase II family protein, whose amino-acid sequence is MTANDERIRTTHIGSLPRPPELLDLLTDRQSGKETDADEWDGTVADATRDVIERQAEVGIDVANNGEQSRVSFNWYVADRLSGIEGKREQELWADLQEFPDYAEETFRTDVIDLSMHPVVAGPVEYTGREEAEAEIVGFREAIEAVDADFDDTFMTAASPSVVTATHVNEHYDSYDEYLFAVADAMAEEYELVADAGLTLQIDAPELLTIGHTAAYADAPLEEIKEATSLHVQALNEALSNVPAEQVRLHTCWGSYEGPHHLDTDLVEMLPEIYEADISGLSVEQANPRHQHEYRAFAEQPVPDDWTLIPGVVDVKTNVIDHPETIADRLERVADAVDASTPLAAAPDCGFGTQAGLGMVDPEIAWAKLAALDEGAAIATERLS